CAGCGAGGCCAGGCACTGCGTGGCGAAGTCGCGCATCACCGCTTCGGTGGGCGCGGCGTCTTCGTCCAGCTGCAGTTCCTTGCCGTCGGCGCCCAGGCAGCTGAGCGGGTTGGAGCCGCCGGTGCCGCGCTGGTCGATCAGGAACACGTCGCGCTGCTTGCGCACCTGGCGCAGGGCGGTATCGACAACGACGGCCACCTCGCTGGCGGCCTGGCCGGGGCCGCCGGCCAGGAAGAACACCGGATCGGGCTGGCTGCTGCCGTCGCCGGATTCCAGCCAGGCGATGCGCAGGCCGATGCTGCGGCCTTCGGGATGGGCGCGATCCTCCGGCACCTGCAGGGTGGCGCACTGGGCTTCCACGTTGGCGCTGGCGCCGACGGTGGACAAGGTGCAGGGCTGGAAGCCGATCGTGCCGAAGCGGCGGTTGGGCGCGTCGGTGCTGCCCTTCGCGTCGACCGACGACGTTTGGTTGCAACCGGCAAGCATCAGGCTGGCCAGCATTCCGGCCAGCGCGAGGTGGTGTCTTTGCATCGTGCGTGTTTCCCCTGGAGGACGTTCCTGCCGACCACGACGGGCTGCCGCGGAAGATGTGACCCAACTTACACGGGCAGCGCGTCGGCGGCGATGGGCAGAGGCGGATTCCCGGCCGGGACGGCGCAGGCCAGGCGATCGCGGCCCTCGGCCTTGGCCCGGTACAGCGCCGCATCGGCCGCCGCCAGCAGCGTGGACAGGTCGCCGTGGCCTTCGTCCATCGCCAGACCGATGCTGGCGGTGACCGTCACCGCTCCGGTGGCCAGGCGCGCCGGGCACCGCTGCAGAGCGGTACGGATCGCTGCAGCCCCTGCCATTGCTTCGCCCTGCGTGCTGCCGGCCAGCACCAGCACGAACTCCTCGCCGCCGTAACGGCCCAGCAGGGCGTCACGGCCCTGCGTACAGCGCTGCAGCACCGCTGCAAAGTGGCGCAACACCTGGTCGCCGGCCAGATGGCCCCAGCGGTCATTGATCTGCTTGAAGTGATCGACATCCACCAGCAGCAGCGCCAGCGGCCGCCCCTGTCGACGCAGGCGCTGCAGACGCGCGTGGCCATCGGCCAGCACCGCACCGCGGTTGAGCAGGCCGGTCAGGCCGTCGGTGCGCGCCGCATGGCGCAGATCGACCAGCATCCGCTCAACCAGCAGCAGCACCATCGCGAAGCAGCGCGCCAGTTCCAGCATCACTCCGGCGATGTAGGTCGCGAACATCGGCGAACCGGTGCGCATGATGTCCTCGCCGGCATCCGGGGCCACCGGCAGGAACAGGCGCACGGCATACAGGCTGGCTTGGGCCAGGAACACCGCAGCGGCCAACCGGCAACTGGTGCGTTGCTGGGCCGGGGCATGGCGCAGCAGCAGCCATGCAATCCAGCCATCGACACCCAGCGCGAACACGCTGAACACCTGCAGGCGCATGCCCAGGTTCGGCCACAGCACAAGGAAGGCGAAGATGCAGGCCATGAACGCGGCCGCCATCAACAACGGCCACCACAGCGGCAACGGCTGCTCCAGGTGCAGCGCAACGCCGCGCAGCATCATCAGCGCGCACCCGGCCATCGCCGCGTTGCCGGCCAGCACGGCCGGCACCAGTGGCAGATAGGGGCGCAGCGCCAGCAGGGTCACGCCCAGGGTCAGCAGCCACAGGCTGGCGGTCCACTGGCGCAGCACCGGCTGCCCGCGCAGCACGACCAGCAGCAGCGAGAACCCCACGGCAATGCCGATGCAGAGCAGGAAGCCAAGCACGGTGATGGTGCGGAAATCCAGGGACATGCAGCGCTCGTCGGCCAGGGCGGCGCGCGCATCTTAGCGCCTTGCAGCGCGAATCCCGTGGCGTTCCCCGGCTTCGAGGGTGATGCCGGGTCTGAAAACGGCGAGCAGGACGACCGGCGCATGCGCAGAATCCGCGCACAACCCAGGAGACGCCCATGCACGCGTGGTACCTCGGTGGCATCGACCACCGCCCCTTCCTGCCCCTGTTCGAGATGAGTGACAACGCGCTCGCTGCACTGGGAATCCAGCGTCGCTGGGCGGGCGATTCAGGAGGACACCCCTGCCGGATCAGCCTGAGCGATCCTCCCTGCGGCAGCGAACTGCTCCTGCTGTCCCACGTGCACCTGCCGTTGCACTCGCCGTATCGCGCCTCCGGCCCGATCTTCGTGCAGCGCGGCGTGACCCGTTGCGTACTGCCTGCCGGGGAGGTGCCACCTTATGTGCAGCGCCGCATGATCTCGCTGCGTGCCTACGACAGCGCAGCGCTGATGCGCAGTGCGCAGGTCTGCGCCGGCACCGAGGTTGCCACGCAGCTGGACACGATCTTCGCCGATCCAGCGGTGGCCTTCGTCCAGCTGCACAACGCGGCACACGGCTGTTTCTCATGCCAGGCAGATCGGGTCGGCACCAGCGCCACGTAGCGCCAACCTCCATGACGTGATCGATGGCACGCCGATCACGTGACCGCTGGCGCATCCATTCAGCACCGCGTGAAGCCTGCGGGAAGGGCTTCACATGCACAGTCACGGATCGGCACTTCCATGGTTCCTCCGCCCGCACCACGACTCGATACTCGCTGTGGTGCCGCCGCAAGTCCGCCGCGCAGCGCAACGCCTGCGGTCACCGTTCCCTTTCGACGACCACAAGGATGCGCCATGTCATTCCGCTCCACACCAGTGCTGCTGGCCACCGCGTTCGCCGCCGCAGGCCTCGGCCTGGCCGGCACTGCAGCCGCTCACGGCACCATGACCACGCCGGTCAGCCGCGTCTATGCCTGCTTCCAGGGCAATCCCGAGAACCCGACCAATCCGGCCTGTGCCGCCGCCAAGGCGATCGGCGGCTCGCAGGCGTTCTACGACTGGAATGGCATCAACCAGGCCAACGCCAATGGCAACCACCAGGCGGTGGTACCCGATGGCAAGCTGTGCAGCGGCAACAACCCGACCTTCCGCGGCCTGGACGTGGACCGCAGCGACTGGCAGACCACGCCGATCCAGCCTGATGCCAATGGCAAATTCACCTTCG
This genomic window from Stenotrophomonas maltophilia contains:
- a CDS encoding GGDEF domain-containing protein, producing the protein MSLDFRTITVLGFLLCIGIAVGFSLLLVVLRGQPVLRQWTASLWLLTLGVTLLALRPYLPLVPAVLAGNAAMAGCALMMLRGVALHLEQPLPLWWPLLMAAAFMACIFAFLVLWPNLGMRLQVFSVFALGVDGWIAWLLLRHAPAQQRTSCRLAAAVFLAQASLYAVRLFLPVAPDAGEDIMRTGSPMFATYIAGVMLELARCFAMVLLLVERMLVDLRHAARTDGLTGLLNRGAVLADGHARLQRLRRQGRPLALLLVDVDHFKQINDRWGHLAGDQVLRHFAAVLQRCTQGRDALLGRYGGEEFVLVLAGSTQGEAMAGAAAIRTALQRCPARLATGAVTVTASIGLAMDEGHGDLSTLLAAADAALYRAKAEGRDRLACAVPAGNPPLPIAADALPV
- a CDS encoding DUF1203 domain-containing protein, which gives rise to MHAWYLGGIDHRPFLPLFEMSDNALAALGIQRRWAGDSGGHPCRISLSDPPCGSELLLLSHVHLPLHSPYRASGPIFVQRGVTRCVLPAGEVPPYVQRRMISLRAYDSAALMRSAQVCAGTEVATQLDTIFADPAVAFVQLHNAAHGCFSCQADRVGTSAT